A genomic segment from Roseibium algicola encodes:
- a CDS encoding EAL domain-containing protein gives MSANRQPVLQTVPEAPGLLCRTPKDTLAKLDYALQPVVDIGTGVVYGYEAQIRNCDLVGAQSPDELIDFAHAEGYLPQLEAHLLAKAMNRFGRLKIAQGTKLYFKLDGRDLGQDNDPRMRLAGLVAEAGLQVNQICLEFSERHQQTFTDVTHHAVNDLRQLGFLIALDDFGRGSSELRLLHDMSPDYVKIDRFFLNGIDCDARRKLFVTTVANLAHVLGARVIAEGVETESEFKACREAGCDLIQGYFVAKPFQEASSAKLFYDHVRAPGVGRKRREELDRIRNELIKVPTIQSNASMNDLLDMVVHNQEASVVPVVDANNEPRGLIHERDLKAYLYAGAPDDDDAKAALDFPLRSFVRACPIADIDSNADMLLVTFASSINSDGIIITENFRYAGFLSATSLLKIIHEKRLQEAQDQNPLTRLPGNGAISRFIAESGRKGTYDRHMCYFDFDNFKPFNDTYGYRQGDRAIILFSELLQRHISGSGTFYGHIGGDDFFAGFQNVDQTDVAARMLALKRAFRLDVESFYEPEHRERGFIEAQDRFGTTRQFPLLQCSISILSLPKGLTLHPDTLNHEIMELKRAAKRSDDGLAVKCLAA, from the coding sequence ATGTCAGCGAATCGTCAACCAGTTCTTCAGACAGTTCCGGAAGCGCCCGGCTTGCTCTGTCGTACGCCGAAGGACACGCTGGCGAAACTGGATTATGCCCTTCAGCCGGTCGTCGATATCGGCACCGGTGTTGTTTACGGCTACGAGGCCCAGATCCGGAACTGCGATCTTGTCGGTGCGCAATCTCCTGACGAACTGATCGATTTTGCCCACGCCGAAGGATATCTGCCCCAGTTGGAGGCCCATCTTCTCGCAAAGGCGATGAACCGCTTCGGCAGGTTGAAGATCGCCCAGGGCACCAAACTCTATTTCAAGCTGGATGGACGCGACCTCGGCCAGGACAACGATCCGCGCATGCGGCTGGCAGGCCTTGTGGCGGAAGCCGGCTTGCAGGTGAACCAGATCTGCCTGGAATTTTCCGAGCGGCACCAGCAGACCTTCACCGACGTTACCCACCACGCCGTCAACGATCTGCGCCAGTTGGGCTTCCTGATCGCGCTTGACGACTTCGGCCGAGGCTCTTCCGAGCTGCGTCTGCTGCACGACATGTCGCCCGACTACGTCAAGATCGACCGTTTCTTCCTGAACGGCATCGATTGCGACGCCAGGCGCAAGCTGTTTGTCACCACGGTGGCCAACCTGGCGCACGTGCTGGGCGCAAGGGTAATTGCCGAAGGAGTTGAAACGGAGAGCGAGTTCAAGGCCTGCCGGGAAGCCGGCTGCGACCTGATCCAGGGCTACTTCGTCGCCAAGCCGTTCCAGGAAGCTTCTTCCGCCAAGCTCTTTTATGACCATGTGCGCGCGCCGGGTGTCGGCCGCAAGCGCCGGGAGGAGCTGGACCGGATCCGCAACGAGCTGATCAAGGTACCGACCATCCAGTCGAACGCTTCCATGAACGACCTGCTCGACATGGTGGTCCATAACCAGGAGGCCAGTGTGGTTCCGGTTGTGGATGCCAACAACGAGCCGCGCGGCCTGATCCACGAACGCGACCTGAAAGCCTATCTTTATGCGGGCGCACCGGACGACGACGATGCCAAGGCGGCCCTCGATTTCCCGCTGCGCTCTTTTGTGCGCGCCTGCCCGATCGCCGACATTGATTCCAATGCGGACATGCTGCTGGTGACCTTTGCCTCCTCGATCAATTCGGATGGCATCATCATCACCGAGAACTTCCGCTATGCCGGTTTCCTGTCTGCCACGTCTCTCCTGAAGATCATTCACGAAAAGCGTCTTCAGGAAGCGCAGGACCAGAACCCGCTGACCCGCCTGCCCGGCAATGGCGCCATTTCCAGGTTCATCGCCGAAAGCGGGCGCAAGGGCACGTACGACCGGCACATGTGTTATTTCGACTTCGATAACTTCAAGCCGTTCAACGACACCTATGGCTATCGCCAGGGTGACCGGGCGATCATTCTGTTCAGCGAACTGCTGCAGCGCCATATTTCAGGGTCAGGCACGTTTTACGGCCATATCGGCGGGGACGATTTCTTCGCCGGTTTCCAGAATGTCGACCAGACCGATGTTGCTGCGCGCATGCTGGCGCTGAAACGTGCATTCCGCCTGGATGTGGAAAGCTTCTATGAACCCGAGCACCGGGAACGCGGCTTCATCGAAGCCCAGGACCGCTTCGGCACGACGCGGCAGTTCCCGCTGCTGCAGTGTTCCATATCGATCCTCAGCCTGCCCAAGGGCCTGACGCTGCATCCCGATACGCTCAACCACGAAATCATGGAACTGAAGCGCGCAGCCAAACGCTCCGACGACGGCCTGGCCGTCAAATGCCTGGCTGCGTGA
- the rpsD gene encoding 30S ribosomal protein S4: protein MSKRHSVKYKIDRRMGENIWGRPKSPANKREYGPGQHGQRRKGKLSDFGVQLRAKQKLKGYYGNISEKQFRKVYAEASRMKGDTSENLIGLLERRLDAIVYRAKFVPTVFAARQFINHGHVKVNGKRVNISSYQIRPGDVIEVREKSKQLALVLEATQSAERDVPDYIDVDHNKMTATYSRVPGFSDVPYPVQMEPNLVVEFYSR, encoded by the coding sequence ATGTCGAAGCGCCATAGCGTTAAGTACAAAATTGACCGCCGGATGGGCGAAAACATCTGGGGTCGTCCGAAGAGCCCGGCCAACAAGCGTGAATACGGCCCGGGTCAGCACGGCCAGCGCCGCAAGGGCAAGCTGTCCGACTTCGGTGTTCAGCTCCGCGCAAAGCAGAAGCTGAAAGGCTACTACGGCAACATTTCCGAAAAGCAGTTCCGCAAGGTTTATGCTGAAGCGTCCCGTATGAAAGGTGACACTTCCGAAAACCTGATCGGCCTGCTGGAGCGCCGTCTGGACGCCATCGTCTACCGTGCGAAGTTCGTCCCGACCGTTTTCGCAGCACGTCAGTTCATCAACCACGGCCACGTGAAGGTGAACGGCAAGCGCGTCAACATCTCGAGCTACCAGATCCGTCCGGGTGACGTGATCGAAGTTCGTGAAAAGTCCAAGCAGCTCGCCCTGGTTCTGGAAGCAACCCAGTCCGCAGAGCGTGATGTTCCGGATTATATCGACGTCGACCACAACAAGATGACCGCGACCTACTCCCGCGTTCCAGGCTTCTCTGACGTACCGTACCCGGTACAGATGGAACCGAACCTGGTGGTCGAGTTCTATTCGCGCTAA
- a CDS encoding LysM peptidoglycan-binding domain-containing protein, whose product MTVTLDIQQPQPFDLVGSRILIAGNATAFEGTLSIRVSEGHDEYASFTQVGSLGLKQFQGFIDIPDTNQFQLNRLFLTLADDTGNENGPSVVIPVLFGPRILAGYGGWQPYTVKSGDTLTKIAQDQYGTGDYQPIFDANQHILSSPNVIFPGQVLRIPRNDI is encoded by the coding sequence ATGACTGTAACTCTGGATATTCAGCAACCACAGCCGTTTGATCTGGTGGGATCAAGAATACTGATCGCGGGCAATGCGACCGCATTCGAAGGAACCTTGAGCATTCGGGTTTCCGAAGGACACGACGAATATGCCTCCTTTACCCAGGTAGGCTCACTCGGCCTCAAGCAGTTTCAGGGATTTATCGATATCCCGGACACCAACCAGTTTCAACTCAATCGCCTGTTCCTGACCCTGGCCGACGACACCGGCAACGAAAATGGCCCGTCCGTCGTCATCCCTGTCCTGTTCGGCCCCAGGATCCTGGCGGGATACGGTGGCTGGCAGCCCTACACGGTGAAGTCGGGTGATACGCTGACAAAGATCGCGCAAGACCAGTATGGCACCGGTGACTATCAGCCGATCTTCGATGCCAACCAGCACATCCTGAGCAGTCCAAACGTTATTTTCCCGGGTCAGGTTCTTCGAATACCGCGAAACGACATCTGA
- a CDS encoding TAXI family TRAP transporter solute-binding subunit has protein sequence MKRFAFTALAGLILAGSASAQDTTLKMQTIEPSLGQAITMATFANIVTDKLDDVSIEVAGGGAATLHQMETARGNLDMYMISPTIHILMSNGAAMYKNEPEAPELAKNVQVLMWFPYGQYHFAVRGDSDITVLDDIEGATVFLGPQGGGAYNAAKGWIEATTGLVAGEDYDAIKANWATGFQSFLDGKVEMYVNGCIDPCQQFIQFTETETVRFIGPEDDQGEEVDKFLGKFRQRAEIPAGLYENQVNDGPVMSNDTAVGIGVRADLDEELVYRITKAFWENLGSITTDAPWAKALSPEYAAQTLGTATFHPGAARYYKEIGVQ, from the coding sequence ATGAAACGATTTGCCTTTACAGCCCTTGCGGGCCTGATACTGGCCGGCTCTGCGTCGGCTCAAGACACCACGCTCAAGATGCAGACCATCGAGCCAAGCCTCGGTCAGGCAATCACCATGGCGACCTTCGCCAACATCGTGACGGACAAGCTCGATGATGTTTCCATCGAAGTCGCCGGAGGCGGCGCGGCAACGCTGCACCAGATGGAAACCGCTCGCGGCAATCTCGACATGTACATGATCTCGCCCACCATCCACATCCTGATGAGCAACGGTGCGGCCATGTACAAGAACGAGCCGGAAGCCCCGGAACTTGCCAAGAATGTGCAGGTGCTGATGTGGTTCCCCTACGGCCAGTATCACTTCGCCGTTCGTGGAGACAGCGACATCACCGTTCTGGATGACATCGAAGGTGCAACGGTCTTCCTCGGACCGCAAGGTGGCGGTGCGTACAACGCAGCCAAGGGCTGGATCGAGGCCACCACCGGACTTGTTGCCGGCGAGGACTACGACGCCATCAAGGCAAACTGGGCAACCGGCTTCCAGTCCTTCCTGGACGGCAAGGTGGAAATGTATGTCAACGGCTGCATCGACCCGTGCCAGCAGTTCATCCAGTTCACCGAAACCGAGACAGTCCGCTTCATCGGGCCGGAAGACGATCAGGGTGAAGAGGTCGACAAGTTCCTCGGCAAGTTCCGCCAGCGGGCTGAAATTCCGGCAGGTCTCTACGAGAACCAGGTGAATGACGGTCCGGTCATGTCCAACGACACGGCAGTCGGGATCGGTGTGCGTGCGGACCTTGACGAAGAACTCGTCTACCGGATCACCAAGGCCTTCTGGGAAAACCTTGGCAGCATCACAACCGATGCCCCCTGGGCCAAGGCCTTGTCGCCAGAATATGCCGCACAGACACTCGGCACGGCCACGTTCCACCCGGGCGCTGCCCGTTACTACAAGGAAATCGGGGTTCAATAA
- a CDS encoding TRAP transporter permease, which translates to MSTATGDTPAIARSDKWIADCLAVLFVLVIVTYAASGPITDFVRWFIETTTQGFDELSRRDQRALLRDHWLGAGYRSFERSFLLPTGLIIGLPIVFSFAICLLTLHRGRAWRWLNWALTLLALAAFVSWMLKIFATDGGALPSASPIDFVMFPIATAITLYLTWRMFGGFIVAFCLFWVVYFFIRGYLPDWTGILAGSDSTFGQSLRAMVLNFWAQTGGQFGQPLQVVSGSVLIFIVFGAVMMASGAGDLLLKIANRLTGGLVGGAAHAAVASSALFGTLSGAAISNVVSTGVMTIPVIKKSGFKPAFAGAVEAAASTGGQIMPPVMGVVAFFVAGQIGLEYRYIVVAAILPAIMFYFATFLTVYFEARRLGIGALPKEQRPPLTGKEWVQCLVFVVPLGVLTYFLFSQPSVPKAGFYGFIAAIVSALVLFSEFRSRTRLWQAFVNAGRMAATIVVIVTAIGLIVGLIQVSGFAGRLALLLTQLASGPLPLVLVVVALGAIVLGMGLPPGATYFIIVIALSSGIDAVGIPELTLHLFVVFFAVMSTVTPPVALAAFAAAPIAGADPIRTGFEAARIGIAGFLIPFVFVYHPAVLYKLQVLFAWFGTGAPDSKAMVDLATVSWGAFFWIIAAFALAMWSIASALAGFDRGRLPYWERILRICLGLLVLVPHVAIAGAAAVLILADFAFHAMRHRSPAAAPNPSQ; encoded by the coding sequence GTGAGCACGGCAACAGGCGACACCCCGGCCATTGCCCGTAGCGACAAGTGGATTGCCGACTGTCTCGCCGTGCTTTTCGTGCTCGTGATCGTTACCTATGCGGCCTCCGGCCCGATCACGGATTTTGTCCGCTGGTTCATCGAGACCACAACACAAGGCTTCGATGAACTGTCGCGCCGCGATCAGCGCGCCCTGCTTCGCGACCACTGGCTTGGGGCTGGTTACCGCTCGTTCGAACGATCCTTCCTGCTGCCGACCGGGCTGATCATCGGCCTGCCAATCGTCTTTTCCTTTGCCATCTGTCTGCTGACACTGCACCGGGGCCGCGCCTGGCGCTGGCTCAACTGGGCGCTGACGCTGCTTGCGCTCGCCGCCTTTGTGTCCTGGATGCTGAAGATCTTCGCGACTGACGGCGGTGCGCTGCCAAGCGCCAGCCCCATCGACTTCGTGATGTTCCCGATCGCCACCGCCATTACGCTCTATCTGACCTGGCGCATGTTCGGCGGCTTCATCGTCGCCTTCTGCCTCTTCTGGGTGGTCTATTTCTTCATTCGCGGCTACCTGCCGGACTGGACCGGTATTCTGGCCGGATCCGACTCCACATTCGGGCAGAGCCTTCGCGCCATGGTGTTGAACTTCTGGGCCCAGACCGGTGGCCAGTTCGGTCAGCCCCTGCAGGTCGTCTCCGGCAGCGTGCTGATCTTCATCGTTTTCGGTGCGGTGATGATGGCTTCGGGCGCGGGCGACCTGCTGTTGAAGATCGCCAACCGGCTCACCGGCGGGCTCGTCGGTGGTGCCGCTCACGCGGCGGTCGCCTCCTCCGCCCTATTCGGCACGCTTTCCGGCGCCGCGATTTCCAACGTGGTCTCCACCGGCGTGATGACCATTCCCGTCATCAAGAAGTCCGGCTTCAAGCCGGCCTTTGCCGGGGCTGTGGAAGCTGCCGCGTCCACAGGCGGTCAGATCATGCCGCCGGTGATGGGGGTTGTCGCCTTCTTCGTCGCCGGACAGATCGGGCTGGAATACCGCTACATCGTTGTGGCCGCCATCCTGCCCGCGATCATGTTCTACTTCGCCACCTTCCTGACGGTCTATTTCGAGGCCCGGCGTCTTGGCATCGGGGCCCTGCCGAAAGAGCAACGGCCGCCACTGACAGGCAAGGAATGGGTGCAGTGCCTCGTGTTTGTCGTGCCACTGGGTGTGCTTACCTATTTCCTGTTCAGCCAGCCGTCCGTACCCAAGGCGGGGTTCTACGGCTTTATTGCCGCCATCGTCTCCGCGCTGGTCCTGTTCAGCGAATTCCGGTCCCGCACACGCCTCTGGCAGGCGTTCGTCAACGCGGGTCGCATGGCGGCTACGATCGTCGTCATCGTTACGGCCATCGGACTGATCGTCGGCCTGATCCAGGTGTCCGGTTTTGCCGGTCGCCTTGCGCTGTTGCTGACACAGCTCGCCAGCGGGCCGCTGCCGCTCGTACTGGTGGTCGTTGCCCTCGGCGCCATCGTGCTCGGCATGGGTCTGCCGCCTGGCGCAACCTATTTCATTATCGTGATCGCGCTCTCTTCCGGCATTGATGCGGTTGGTATCCCCGAACTGACGCTGCACCTGTTCGTGGTCTTCTTTGCGGTCATGTCCACGGTTACCCCGCCCGTTGCGCTCGCCGCCTTTGCCGCCGCCCCGATTGCCGGGGCAGACCCGATCCGCACGGGTTTCGAAGCCGCCCGGATCGGCATTGCCGGCTTCCTGATCCCCTTTGTCTTCGTCTATCACCCGGCGGTTCTCTACAAGCTGCAGGTGCTGTTCGCCTGGTTCGGCACCGGCGCGCCGGACAGCAAGGCGATGGTCGATCTCGCGACAGTCTCCTGGGGAGCGTTCTTCTGGATCATCGCCGCTTTCGCGCTTGCCATGTGGTCGATCGCTTCCGCTTTGGCCGGGTTTGACCGGGGGCGCCTGCCGTACTGGGAGCGTATTTTGCGCATTTGCCTCGGCCTGCTGGTTCTGGTGCCGCACGTGGCCATTGCCGGTGCAGCCGCGGTTCTGATCCTGGCGGACTTCGCCTTTCACGCAATGCGGCACCGGAGCCCAGCCGCCGCGCCCAATCCATCACAATGA
- a CDS encoding sulfatase-like hydrolase/transferase: protein MNILFVMYDQLRFDYLSCAGHPYLHTPNFDRVAARGVRFTNAYVQSPICGASRMSFYTGRYASSHGAQWNGYPLRVGEHTLGDHLRKAGMDCWLIGKTHMKVDAEGMTRLGLSPDSIIGARQAECGFDVWVRDDGLWGEGPDGFYDEKRSPYNEYLKSRGYAGENPWADFANAGVENGEKASGWMFDNADKPANIREEDSETPWLTTRTIEFIEQATAPWCAHVSYIKPHWPYIVPAPYHDMYGQNHVPAAIRADVERDNAHPVYAAFMANKIAAAFQQDDVRRKVIPAYMGLIKQCDDQLGRLLDYLEETGRMEDTMIVLTSDHGDYLGDHWLGEKDLFHEPSVKIPMIVYDPRSEADATRGTTCDALVEAIDLAPTFLEAAGGVEAGHILEGRSLSPWLRGETPDWREAVISEYDYSVTPMCASLGVTTRDARLFMVFDGRYKLIHAEGGFRPMLFDLENDPEEFHDLAKADGHEAEIARMYDLLARWGRRMSQRVTRSDADIADMRGKSARRGILPFLKDGSEVPEELTEAYRGPALQDHVSPEKGGR from the coding sequence GTGAATATCCTGTTCGTCATGTACGACCAGCTGCGCTTCGACTATCTGAGCTGCGCGGGACACCCTTATCTGCACACACCGAATTTTGACCGGGTTGCCGCCAGGGGCGTGCGCTTTACCAATGCCTATGTGCAATCCCCTATATGTGGCGCCAGCCGGATGAGCTTCTACACCGGGCGCTATGCGTCCTCCCACGGGGCACAGTGGAATGGCTACCCGCTCCGGGTCGGCGAACACACGCTCGGCGATCACCTGCGCAAGGCCGGCATGGACTGCTGGCTTATCGGCAAGACGCACATGAAGGTGGATGCGGAAGGCATGACCCGGCTGGGGCTGTCCCCGGACAGCATCATCGGCGCCCGGCAGGCCGAGTGCGGATTTGATGTCTGGGTTCGGGACGACGGGCTCTGGGGCGAAGGGCCGGACGGCTTTTATGACGAAAAACGTTCGCCTTACAACGAATACCTCAAGTCCCGCGGCTATGCGGGAGAGAACCCCTGGGCGGATTTCGCCAACGCCGGCGTCGAAAACGGCGAGAAGGCGTCCGGCTGGATGTTCGACAATGCGGACAAGCCCGCCAATATCCGCGAGGAAGACAGCGAAACACCCTGGCTGACGACCCGCACGATCGAATTCATTGAACAGGCGACTGCACCCTGGTGCGCGCATGTCAGCTACATCAAGCCCCATTGGCCATACATCGTGCCGGCGCCCTACCACGACATGTACGGGCAGAACCACGTTCCCGCCGCTATCCGCGCCGATGTCGAGCGCGACAACGCCCACCCTGTCTACGCGGCTTTCATGGCCAACAAGATTGCGGCCGCCTTTCAGCAGGACGACGTGCGCCGGAAGGTCATCCCCGCCTACATGGGCCTGATCAAGCAATGCGACGACCAGCTCGGCAGGCTCCTGGACTACCTGGAAGAGACCGGCCGGATGGAGGACACGATGATTGTGCTCACCTCCGACCACGGCGATTATCTCGGGGACCACTGGCTCGGCGAAAAGGACCTGTTCCACGAGCCTTCGGTCAAGATCCCGATGATCGTCTACGATCCGCGATCCGAAGCCGATGCCACAAGAGGCACCACCTGCGATGCGCTGGTAGAAGCCATCGACCTTGCCCCGACATTTCTGGAAGCTGCCGGCGGGGTCGAAGCCGGTCACATTCTGGAAGGCCGCAGTCTGAGCCCCTGGCTGCGCGGGGAGACGCCCGACTGGCGAGAGGCGGTCATCAGCGAATACGACTATTCCGTCACCCCCATGTGCGCCTCCCTTGGCGTCACCACCAGGGATGCCCGTCTCTTCATGGTGTTCGACGGCCGCTACAAGCTGATCCATGCCGAAGGCGGTTTCCGGCCGATGCTGTTCGACCTTGAGAACGACCCGGAAGAATTCCACGACCTGGCCAAGGCCGACGGCCATGAGGCCGAGATCGCCCGCATGTACGACCTACTGGCCCGCTGGGGCCGGCGTATGTCGCAGCGTGTGACGCGGTCGGATGCCGATATCGCCGACATGCGCGGCAAGTCCGCCCGGCGCGGTATTCTTCCGTTCCTGAAGGATGGATCGGAAGTGCCGGAGGAACTGACCGAGGCCTATCGCGGCCCTGCCCTGCAGGATCATGTTTCGCCCGAAAAGGGAGGACGTTGA
- a CDS encoding LysR family transcriptional regulator produces MKAQYVELIDAVATLGSLAAAAKVLGKSQPAITKALKKIEGDLGVVLFHRVPSGIVPTLEGQTVIDRCRRIQSDLQKLSEDVAQSRGQYVGMISVVVSPLAALKIIPPVLRRFQNRFPGIELNITGGHAPKAFHALRSGEADFVIGPAPDGQPKAGLHVEPLLTTSVTFLAGQQSYLKDLSKPQDLLNARWAVIGPSSRRPLFQDFFRLHGLQGPAPVIRSDSILSILSVLEQSDIVCSFPSLIVDEVRERWSVTALPVDLSMLTVDIALTWTKERLLTPAALAFADIVREEGRNCAPQT; encoded by the coding sequence GTGAAAGCCCAGTATGTGGAACTGATCGACGCTGTCGCGACCCTTGGAAGCCTGGCCGCGGCCGCGAAGGTCCTTGGGAAATCTCAGCCCGCAATCACCAAGGCGTTGAAGAAGATCGAGGGCGATCTCGGCGTTGTTCTGTTTCACCGGGTGCCGAGCGGCATCGTGCCGACACTGGAAGGCCAGACCGTCATCGACCGCTGCCGCCGCATCCAAAGCGACCTGCAGAAGCTTTCGGAAGATGTCGCCCAGTCACGCGGGCAATATGTCGGCATGATTTCGGTCGTGGTGTCGCCGCTCGCCGCACTGAAGATCATTCCTCCTGTGCTGCGCCGGTTTCAGAACCGGTTTCCGGGCATCGAGCTGAACATCACCGGAGGCCACGCCCCGAAGGCCTTTCACGCGCTGAGGTCGGGCGAAGCGGATTTCGTCATCGGCCCGGCTCCTGACGGACAGCCCAAGGCAGGGCTTCATGTCGAACCGCTGCTGACGACATCGGTGACCTTCCTTGCGGGCCAGCAGTCCTACCTGAAGGACCTGTCAAAACCGCAGGACCTGTTGAACGCACGATGGGCCGTTATCGGCCCGAGCAGCCGCCGCCCTCTTTTTCAGGACTTCTTCCGCCTGCACGGTCTGCAAGGGCCCGCCCCTGTCATCCGCTCCGATTCGATCCTCAGTATTCTGTCCGTTCTGGAACAGTCCGACATCGTCTGTTCGTTTCCATCGCTCATTGTGGACGAGGTCAGGGAACGGTGGTCCGTGACGGCGCTACCTGTCGACCTGAGCATGCTGACGGTGGATATTGCCCTTACCTGGACCAAGGAAAGGCTGCTGACGCCTGCGGCCCTCGCCTTTGCAGACATCGTTCGCGAAGAAGGCCGCAATTGCGCTCCCCAGACATGA
- a CDS encoding TRAP transporter substrate-binding protein, translated as MNKIHKGLCAGLLASVFAFGALPAQAETYIVAVGAASNSLQGRSAQKFAEELQARLGDADKVEFYADAQLGDEKELMQKLRLGTVQFTLISSIMTNVAPEFALFDMPFLVKDREHLKAIDANLVKTELAPKAEAAGLHVISTWENGFRQITNNSRPINTPADLDGLKIRTPSSEWRVAMFKEWGSNPTPMAFSEVFVALQTGTMDGQENPLTNIVGANFQEVQKYLSLTGHVYSPTYLTTGAGTWGKLPENVKTAVSEVAASVQDWSLNEGETADRELVDKVRAAGVEVNEADKSAFIAASAPIYEAFAAKVEGGDKLVGLAQSLAD; from the coding sequence ATGAACAAGATACACAAGGGCCTTTGTGCAGGCCTGCTCGCGTCCGTCTTTGCTTTCGGTGCGCTGCCCGCGCAGGCCGAGACCTACATCGTTGCCGTTGGCGCAGCTTCCAACAGCTTGCAGGGCCGCAGCGCGCAGAAGTTTGCCGAGGAGCTGCAGGCGCGTCTCGGCGATGCCGACAAGGTCGAATTCTATGCCGACGCACAGCTGGGCGACGAGAAGGAGCTGATGCAGAAGCTGCGTCTCGGCACCGTGCAGTTCACCCTGATTTCGTCCATCATGACCAACGTGGCGCCGGAATTCGCCCTGTTCGACATGCCGTTCCTCGTCAAGGACCGCGAGCATCTGAAGGCCATCGACGCCAATCTGGTCAAGACGGAACTGGCGCCCAAGGCGGAAGCCGCCGGTCTTCACGTGATTTCGACCTGGGAAAACGGGTTCCGCCAGATCACGAACAACTCCCGCCCGATCAACACTCCGGCTGACCTGGACGGGCTGAAGATCCGTACACCGTCTTCCGAGTGGCGCGTCGCGATGTTCAAGGAATGGGGCTCCAACCCGACTCCGATGGCATTTTCGGAAGTGTTCGTGGCCTTGCAGACCGGCACCATGGACGGGCAGGAAAATCCGCTCACCAACATTGTCGGCGCCAATTTCCAGGAAGTTCAGAAGTATCTCAGCCTGACAGGTCACGTCTATTCGCCGACCTACCTGACGACGGGTGCCGGAACCTGGGGCAAGCTGCCGGAAAACGTCAAGACGGCCGTATCCGAAGTTGCAGCTTCGGTGCAGGACTGGTCGCTCAATGAAGGCGAGACCGCGGACAGGGAGCTGGTCGACAAGGTGCGTGCCGCCGGGGTCGAGGTGAACGAGGCCGACAAGTCCGCTTTCATCGCAGCGTCTGCGCCGATCTACGAAGCCTTTGCTGCAAAGGTTGAGGGTGGCGACAAGCTGGTGGGGCTGGCGCAGAGCCTTGCCGACTGA
- a CDS encoding TRAP transporter small permease, with product MIALFERLLLRAIEAVCIALLLALTGAVIYSTTMRYLGASPSWYDELASVMLAWLTYFGATYAVFMRHHMSFSGLVTAMPRGLAVALTAFSELLVIAFFAIVAWYGYAVLAVAKWDSLLSLPWMTLDIVQSVIPITSGLMIIGTLLTLPRTLRDAAAGVDREHAEIEHAIAEAEEEAQAMHAREGTR from the coding sequence ATGATTGCTTTGTTCGAGCGCCTTTTGTTGCGCGCAATCGAGGCTGTCTGCATCGCACTTCTGCTCGCCTTGACGGGAGCGGTCATCTACTCGACGACAATGCGCTATCTGGGGGCTTCGCCGTCCTGGTACGACGAACTGGCCAGCGTGATGCTGGCGTGGTTGACCTACTTCGGCGCGACCTACGCTGTCTTCATGCGGCATCACATGTCATTTTCCGGCCTGGTGACTGCCATGCCGAGAGGGCTGGCGGTGGCTCTGACGGCCTTTTCGGAGCTGCTCGTCATCGCCTTCTTCGCAATTGTTGCCTGGTACGGCTATGCGGTTCTGGCGGTTGCCAAGTGGGATTCACTCCTCAGCCTTCCGTGGATGACGCTCGACATCGTACAATCGGTCATCCCCATCACCTCAGGTCTCATGATCATCGGAACGCTGCTGACGTTGCCACGCACGTTGCGCGACGCTGCCGCCGGGGTTGATCGGGAACACGCGGAAATCGAACACGCAATTGCCGAGGCTGAAGAAGAGGCCCAGGCCATGCACGCGCGGGAGGGCACGCGATGA